The segment TAATTCACCATATTATTGATTGCTCCCTTTTCTGCCGAATAACCTAGCTTTGTATTCAAGTAGGAAAAGCCATCGTAGCGAACTAATCCATTGTAAGTAGCAAACCACATATAACCTTCTCTATCTTGATAGATATTCTGAATCTCCTTCGATGGAATATTGTCAGAAATATCTACAAAGGAAACAAGATCGGTTTTTTTGTTGGCAGCATGAATCCCTTCAGAGTGAGAGATTCCGATTATGCAGATAAGTGCCATTACTAAATAGGCATAAGGTAGCTTTAACTTTATCATAAATTTTGTGCAAAATGTAATTTAAAGGATTCTTCTTGTTTCCTAAATTACTCAGAAAACAATATCCCTACCGAAGGTATTTAATTCTAATATAATACGCTTTAGAACTCTCTTGTTAGGGTAAATCTTCTACTTGATTAGGTATATTTTTAACCTAAAATCAATCTAGCAACTACTAAATTACAATATAAATAGTCAACACCTAAATAATATCCCAACCTTTTTTTAAGTAAATAAAGTATATTCTTTTTATCTAGATAAGCACTCCGTTTTTGAGGTGGGGTTGGAATTAAGCAGTTTCATAGGAAGAGATTAGGATAGACAAAAAAGGACCTATGCTCAAAAACATAGGTCCTTCTATTCTTAAATGATTGCTAAAGCAAACTTAATAAGTTTAGTTCTCTGCAATAATTTCTAAGTTATCAATTAACAGTGTGCTACCTGGAGCTCCTGAGAATTTATCTCCATCTTTACTTGAAGAGAAAATAACAGCAAGTTTGTATTCCTTGGTTGCATCATATTCATAATCCAAAGCAACATTAAATGGTTTGTATTCTTCAGTTCCAGCTACTTCAATTTGTTTTTTGAAAATAACTTCTGTAGAAGTGTAGATATCATGACCAGTTAGTATAATGTCTTTACCATCTTTGTCTTTAGCATTATAAACAACAACTGCTATCATACCTTCATCTTTTACTCCTGGTCTTTCTTCTACGATATGAGAAGTTTGCGCTCCTGGATTAGGGCATTCGTAATAAAGTTCTCCCGATTTATATTTATATGATCCACGTACAGTAGCTATTTTTTTGTCTACAACAACGCCAAACTTAGTACTCTTTAAAGGATCTTTGAAATCAAGGATGAATTTACCAAGGAATAAAGAACCAGATGTTACTTTAGGAGTGGCTGGGAATGTCCAAATAGGGCCATTGCCTTTAGTATCTAATGTTTCAATATGCATAGCTTTACCTTCTACTCCTGCATCAGAACCTACAACACCAAATTTATCAGCATAATTCATTCCAATAAGTGTTTTTGTACCACCATCACTAGCATCCCATACATAGATTCCTTGTGTTGCTGGAACATAAGACTTAAATTTGTCTGAGCCTTTAGTAGCGCTATATTTTTCTACAAGATCTTCAAAATCAAAATAAGCGCGGTCTAAGCTTTTTAATACTTTTACTTTGTATTCATTTACAACAACACCATCTTCTGAAGTGACCGTATATTTCACTTCCTTACCTTCGCTTAGGTCGATAGCAGTTCCGATTGCTGGGACAATCGTTGCTTTATCTGAAATTTTAATAGCTGGAGTAATTTCTTTTAGATCTTCTTCTGTAGCATTGGTTACCGTTACATTGTAAGTTTTAGTTGCTTCATCAAAAGCTACTTCTGCTCCTTCAATTGTAAAATCACTGATTTGAGCTTCTGAACTTTGATCAGCTGCCATCTTTTCACCATTGAATTTTACTTTGACCTTCATTTCCTGGCCTTTAACATCGACATCAATATCGGTTGTCATTTTCTTGTCAACAATATTACCCGCTAGGTTCACTTGACACTCACCCACAGCTAGATTTACTATGTCTGAGCCACTAAAAACTACGGTTCCTCTAGGCTGCTTAACATCTACATCGCGCACTACGATATCACCTAGTTCCATTTCTCCAAAAGAGAAGTTTTTCAATGCTAAAGTTGCTTTTTTACCATCTACACTTGTTATGTAAACTTTCTGAGCTAATCCCTGTGCTATTTGAGTTCCATTCAGCTCAACATCTAATACACCTTTATAAACTCCTGCAAAATCTACAGGTAATTCCACAGGACATTTTTCATCACGGCTACAGCCAGCAAAACCGCCTACTATTAGCAATAATGAAAATAGGTACAACAGATTCTTTTTCATAATTTCAATCTTATCAATATTAAATTTATACTATTAAAAACTAATACCAAAGTATACATATTTATCCTATTAACAAATAAAAATAGGTATAATTAATCTTTAAATATAAGCAAATACAGCTCAAATGCACAATTAATCAGTAGTTTAGAACTTATATTAATTCTTATTTTAAATTCAAAAACAGAATTCAAACCAAATTAAGGGTAATAACCTTTAATTAAGAAAAGAACACTTAATAGTCTAATAAGAAGAAATGAGAATAAGCAAAAGCTTGAATAAGAAATGAAGTAGTGATGAGATTAGTATTTTTTTAAGATTTACAAGAAAGACATAAAAACGTTTTTTATCTATTTATCTGCTTTTTAACATATAGATAAATGCTTCTAAATGCTTACAAGCTATTATCTTTGACCCTTAGATATTCTATAAAAAGAGTATCTATCCATTAAAAATAACAAACCCCATCTCTACTCTTTTGTTAGACTATTCTTGTAGAGGTGGGGTTTTTATATGTTGTACTTCTAAGCATTGCTCAAAGAAACTTTCTTTCCTTAAAAGTACAATAGCTATTGAAAACATTGTAGTACAAAGATAATCTTCCAAATGCTTTTAGCACTCTTTAGTGTAGCGCATTTAACCTTATTTATCTTGATACATCTATAGGCAGAAAGCCCTACGCTTCACTAAAGGCATAATTATCAATACACTAAACCACTAATATAAAAACACATCATTAATACATTTTAAAAGAATAGCAATATTTTTAAAACATAAAAATGGGCAAACCCTCTCCAGATTTGCCCATTTTCAATTAAACGAAAGTTTGTGTAAACTTATACATATTTTAGTCGAACTGTATATACTTGTTCTACAGATTCATCTTCTGATACGACTGTGATTGTCATAGCCTTGGCAGGAGTATCTATATCTAGAGTAGATGGTTCCATCTTATATCTAGCCCCATCAGATACTTTAATTTTAAACTTATACCCTTTTATTACTTCTATAGGAGTCATTCGCTGGATAGAAATTTCATAAATATCATCTCCTATCAGCTCTATATTCCTAACAGAAACATCATTAATAATAAATTCTTCGATCTCTGCTTTAGAACTTTCTTTTTTATTCATCTTTGGACCATAAAATGTAGCTGTATAAGTTTCTCCTTTATGGCTAGACGTTATTTTATAATTTAAGGTCATTACATTACCTTCAGTAACTCCGTCTAAAGAAACCTTAGCTTTTCCATCAACTCCAAAATCGACCTCTATTTCTTTTCCTTTAAACTTAAAGGTATTATCGGTTGCCGAACGACTATCAACAAGAACGTCATCAAATTCCATAACAAAAGGATCTCCCATAGATTCTTTATAAAGATTTGTTTTTAAACTCAACCGATAGGGATCATTTGAGTTTTTCCTCAAATATACTTTCGCAGCATTATTCCAAAACAAAAACTCAGGTTCTTCTATAACTCCTTTGTACACGCCTGTAAAATCGGGGATATGTTTCGAACTGCTTGAGCAGCTTGAAATACCGATTGCTAAAAATAAAAAAGCTACCAAATAAGTAATTTTATTCTTTCTCATAATGATTGTAGATTACGTTAGGATTGTGATATCTCTATCAAAGTTATTATTAAAAATGATATTCTTGATATTATTTTAACACTTTAAGCTCTTTTAATGTCTTTATTGCGCCCATATACCCAAAATAAAAGCAAGCATAGGTTGTAGTCTATGCTTGCTTTTACTAGGATATTTGTTATTTACACTCTTTTATTATTTAGTAGAAATACGTACATTATCAATACGTAAGACACTCTCTGGAGCACCACTATATGTTATGCCATCTTTACTTGACGCAAAGAGCAACACAAATCGGTATTTCTTATCTGAATCGTATTTCGCACCTTCATTCCATCTCAATTTCATCTCAAACTCTTCAAATCCTCTTGTTGCCTTCTCGCTCGTATATTGAGCTTTAGCTACTACTTGAGGAGAATTTTGTAGGGTTTGCAATGTTAATATATCATCGGTATTCTCAAAACTTGAGACTTCATAAAGATAAGCAGCCATGAGACAAGCATCTACTTTATCTGCATCTAGCACCACCTCGGCAGGTTTATCGGGGTTGGGGCAAGAGAAGTACTCTTTTCCCGACTTATAATAATAGTAACCCTTTACACTCATAGGCTCTACCTCAAAAGGTGAACCCAATAATAATCTATCATGCGGATGAAGTTGGGTATCATCATTAAAACCTCCACAGTATAAATACCCACCATACACCTTGGGCAAATGTAAGAAGTTATCTCCTTCAATAGACTCTACAGTACGTATTTGTGCTGAAAGTTTGCCAGCTTGGTTGTCACTACTACTTCCCACCGTATATTCGGTCATCAATTCTAACTGTTTGTAACGAGCTACTTCAAAATCGGTTGAGCTCCATCTTAAATTCTCAAACTTCGACTTAGGCAAACTAAAATGAATATTATCAATATCAAGAGGATTACCTACCTCCCATTCTTCAAAATCAAATAGATAATTCTTCAATTTAATATCGGTCTTCTTTCCTACAAAAGTTACTTCTATCTTACGTTTATCAGCTGAGTTTTTAAACTTACCATCAATATCAAGACTGATCTCTTTTTCAGTAATTTTACCTAAAACAGTAAATTCTGCTTCACCTTGACCTACAAGATCAACGTGATTACTAAAACCATCTAATGAGCAAGTGTTTCCTTTTACTTCATAGAGTGCAGGAATATAAATGTTACCATACTCTACTTCTTCCAAAAGAAAGTCTTTCACAGCTAGTCTCAATGTATTGGGAGATGGATCCGTTTCGACAAAAGCATATTGTTTATCGAGGGTAAAATCTTTCTTCGAACCATCTCCTTGCACTACAGAGATGTTCATAGTTCCCTCATAGATGCCAAAAACATCAAAAAGTTCTTCTTCGGGACCATCCTTTTTCTTTTCATCATCTGAACAGCTAAACATTGTAAACCCTAAGACAAAGGCCAAGAGAGTATATAGTTTTGATAATTTCATTTCGTCGAATTTATAATTTTAGGTAAAGTAAACAATCTCTTTTTACTCGGGCAAATGAAGGCTCTCTTTTTTCTACAAATCCCAGTGATCTTCCAAGAAAGCCTACACAACTCCTGTTATGTAGGCTTTCCTTTCTCTCTTTGATGTATCCAAATGAAAATCTGATGCTTTTACTTGTTTAGAAAAGCATAGCAACTCCTTGCCTATCAATATCAGTTCCTAAATGTAGCATTTCCTCTAAATCAAGGGGGTCTGATGTATTTAAAAAGTAATAATACAGCAAATAACCGAAAATGATAAGCACTAGAATCCAAAACGCAAGCCTACGTCTATTATGGCGCTTATACTTATTGTTTTTATAAACTATCTCATTAAATAAAGAGTCAGTTAGTTCATCATTTTTAGTTTCACTCATACTTATTATGTTTTTCTATTTTATAATATATAAACACTTAATAGTTGAAAAATGTTATAAAAAGCTTCCCTTTAATGTAAAAAACAAAAGAAGTAAACCTACCAGCTATCATTCTATAAATCTGTTATTCTAAAGGTAAAGACTAACTTCTCTCATAGTATTTAAATAAATCACTTGAAAGGGATATACTTATTTCTATCCAGATACCTCACTTTTCTTTAAACTGTTTTTAACACCTAGTTGCTTTCTACTCCTCTGTGTACCTTCTCATCTTACCTTATTATATAGGGGTACATGTATAACGAATCACCTTTTTACAGCCAACAAGGAATATATAAAAGAAGATATGAGCTAAAGTTTAACACAAATAAGACAACAAAAAAGGAGTAATTCTGTTAAATTAGTATAGATAAGTTCCTACAACACAAAGGAATAATAATAGATTAGTCACCTAAAAACTAATTGTATGAGAAAGCTAACTTTGTATATTTCAATTTCCTTAGACGGCTATATTGCCGAAATAAATGGTGGGTTAGAATGGCTTGAAAACTTTCCTAATCCAAAAGAAACCGACTATGGTTATCAGGAATTTTACGAAAAAGTGGATACGTTAATTATGGGTGGCAAAACCTATCGGCACATTCTGGATATGTGCGACAAATGGCCCTACCCCGAAAAGAACACCTATATCATTTCTCATCAACCTATCGAAAGCA is part of the Bacteroides coprosuis DSM 18011 genome and harbors:
- a CDS encoding hypothetical protein (KEGG: bth:BT_3742 hypothetical protein~SPTR: Putative uncharacterized protein;~IMG reference gene:2504107401) — protein: MKKNLLYLFSLLLIVGGFAGCSRDEKCPVELPVDFAGVYKGVLDVELNGTQIAQGLAQKVYITSVDGKKATLALKNFSFGEMELGDIVVRDVDVKQPRGTVVFSGSDIVNLAVGECQVNLAGNIVDKKMTTDIDVDVKGQEMKVKVKFNGEKMAADQSSEAQISDFTIEGAEVAFDEATKTYNVTVTNATEEDLKEITPAIKISDKATIVPAIGTAIDLSEGKEVKYTVTSEDGVVVNEYKVKVLKSLDRAYFDFEDLVEKYSATKGSDKFKSYVPATQGIYVWDASDGGTKTLIGMNYADKFGVVGSDAGVEGKAMHIETLDTKGNGPIWTFPATPKVTSGSLFLGKFILDFKDPLKSTKFGVVVDKKIATVRGSYKYKSGELYYECPNPGAQTSHIVEERPGVKDEGMIAVVVYNAKDKDGKDIILTGHDIYTSTEVIFKKQIEVAGTEEYKPFNVALDYEYDATKEYKLAVIFSSSKDGDKFSGAPGSTLLIDNLEIIAEN
- a CDS encoding hypothetical protein (KEGG: bfr:BF3776 hypothetical protein~SPTR: Putative uncharacterized protein;~IMG reference gene:2504107402), whose translation is MRKNKITYLVAFLFLAIGISSCSSSSKHIPDFTGVYKGVIEEPEFLFWNNAAKVYLRKNSNDPYRLSLKTNLYKESMGDPFVMEFDDVLVDSRSATDNTFKFKGKEIEVDFGVDGKAKVSLDGVTEGNVMTLNYKITSSHKGETYTATFYGPKMNKKESSKAEIEEFIINDVSVRNIELIGDDIYEISIQRMTPIEVIKGYKFKIKVSDGARYKMEPSTLDIDTPAKAMTITVVSEDESVEQVYTVRLKYV
- a CDS encoding hypothetical protein (KEGG: bth:BT_3743 hypothetical protein~SPTR: Putative uncharacterized protein;~IMG reference gene:2504107403), which produces MKLSKLYTLLAFVLGFTMFSCSDDEKKKDGPEEELFDVFGIYEGTMNISVVQGDGSKKDFTLDKQYAFVETDPSPNTLRLAVKDFLLEEVEYGNIYIPALYEVKGNTCSLDGFSNHVDLVGQGEAEFTVLGKITEKEISLDIDGKFKNSADKRKIEVTFVGKKTDIKLKNYLFDFEEWEVGNPLDIDNIHFSLPKSKFENLRWSSTDFEVARYKQLELMTEYTVGSSSDNQAGKLSAQIRTVESIEGDNFLHLPKVYGGYLYCGGFNDDTQLHPHDRLLLGSPFEVEPMSVKGYYYYKSGKEYFSCPNPDKPAEVVLDADKVDACLMAAYLYEVSSFENTDDILTLQTLQNSPQVVAKAQYTSEKATRGFEEFEMKLRWNEGAKYDSDKKYRFVLLFASSKDGITYSGAPESVLRIDNVRISTK
- a CDS encoding hypothetical protein (KEGG: ptm:GSPATT00016634001 hypothetical protein~SPTR: Chromosome undetermined scaffold_49, whole genome shotgun sequence;~IMG reference gene:2504107404) translates to MSETKNDELTDSLFNEIVYKNNKYKRHNRRRLAFWILVLIIFGYLLYYYFLNTSDPLDLEEMLHLGTDIDRQGVAMLF